From a single Arachis hypogaea cultivar Tifrunner chromosome 3, arahy.Tifrunner.gnm2.J5K5, whole genome shotgun sequence genomic region:
- the LOC112790420 gene encoding rhodanese-like domain-containing protein 11, chloroplastic isoform X2 gives MGAVSLPINIVSLTNSNSNSNFTSLSATSHYTSLSSLQLSPSLTATTTLSLSVVRVQADSEDYELKQMRDMAAARKRWEALIRDGKVKVLTPREAGYAVQLSNKPFLDVRPSNEHNKAWVRGSTWIPIFDVDKRLDAGSIPRKVMNFVMGGWWSGLPTLSYDSQFLAKVEEKFPKDTELIVACQKGLRSLAACELLYNAGYQNLFWVQGGLEAADDEDLIVEGPMPLKFAGIGGVSEFLGWTDQQRAAAAKEGWGYRLVFSARLLGVFLAVDALYLGAQQIGRYIQDIRSH, from the exons atgggagCTGTTTCTCTTCCCATAAACATTGTTAGCCTTACAAATtccaattccaattccaattTCACTTCTCTCTCTGCAACTTCTCACTATACTTCTCTCTCTTCCTTACAACTCAGTCCTTCTCTCACTGCCACCACAACACTCTCTTTG AGTGTTGTTAGAGTTCAAGCTGATAGTGAGGACTATGAATTGAAGCAAATGAGGGACATGGCTGCTGCTAGAAAGAGATGGGAAGCTCtg atAAGAGATGGAAAGGTTAAAGTTCTTACCCCAAGGGAAGCTGGTTATGCAGTTCAGCTTTCGAACAAGCCCTTTCTTGATGTTCGACCCTCGAACGAGCACAACAAG GCATGGGTGAGAGGTTCAACCTGGATTCCGATATTTGATGTTGACAAAAGACTAGATGCTGGAAGCATTCCAAGAAAAGTCATGAATTTCGTTATGG GAGGTTGGTGGAGTGGCTTGCCTACTCTGTCTTATGATAG CCAGTTCTTAGCCAAAGTCGAGGAGAAGTTCCCGAAAGATACAGAATTGATAGTTGCATGCCAGAAGGGACTGAG ATCATTAGCTGCTTGTGAACTGTTATACAACGCCGGCTATCAAAACCTGTTCTGGGTTCAAGGAGGATTAGAGGCTGCTGATGACGAG GATCTCATCGTAGAGGGTCCTATGCCTCTTAAGTTTGCCGGAATTGGTGGCGTTTCAGAATTCCTTGG TTGGACTGATCAGCAAAGAGCGGCTGCAGCGAAGGAAGGTTGGGGTTATAGATTAGTGTTCTCGGCACGGCTG CTTGGAGTCTTTCTTGCGGTAGATGCATTATATCTCGGTGCACAGCAAATTGGTCGCTATATCCAGGATATCAGGAGTCATTAG
- the LOC112790420 gene encoding rhodanese-like domain-containing protein 11, chloroplastic isoform X1 produces MGAVSLPINIVSLTNSNSNSNFTSLSATSHYTSLSSLQLSPSLTATTTLSLKSVVRVQADSEDYELKQMRDMAAARKRWEALIRDGKVKVLTPREAGYAVQLSNKPFLDVRPSNEHNKAWVRGSTWIPIFDVDKRLDAGSIPRKVMNFVMGGWWSGLPTLSYDSQFLAKVEEKFPKDTELIVACQKGLRSLAACELLYNAGYQNLFWVQGGLEAADDEDLIVEGPMPLKFAGIGGVSEFLGWTDQQRAAAAKEGWGYRLVFSARLLGVFLAVDALYLGAQQIGRYIQDIRSH; encoded by the exons atgggagCTGTTTCTCTTCCCATAAACATTGTTAGCCTTACAAATtccaattccaattccaattTCACTTCTCTCTCTGCAACTTCTCACTATACTTCTCTCTCTTCCTTACAACTCAGTCCTTCTCTCACTGCCACCACAACACTCTCTTTG AAGAGTGTTGTTAGAGTTCAAGCTGATAGTGAGGACTATGAATTGAAGCAAATGAGGGACATGGCTGCTGCTAGAAAGAGATGGGAAGCTCtg atAAGAGATGGAAAGGTTAAAGTTCTTACCCCAAGGGAAGCTGGTTATGCAGTTCAGCTTTCGAACAAGCCCTTTCTTGATGTTCGACCCTCGAACGAGCACAACAAG GCATGGGTGAGAGGTTCAACCTGGATTCCGATATTTGATGTTGACAAAAGACTAGATGCTGGAAGCATTCCAAGAAAAGTCATGAATTTCGTTATGG GAGGTTGGTGGAGTGGCTTGCCTACTCTGTCTTATGATAG CCAGTTCTTAGCCAAAGTCGAGGAGAAGTTCCCGAAAGATACAGAATTGATAGTTGCATGCCAGAAGGGACTGAG ATCATTAGCTGCTTGTGAACTGTTATACAACGCCGGCTATCAAAACCTGTTCTGGGTTCAAGGAGGATTAGAGGCTGCTGATGACGAG GATCTCATCGTAGAGGGTCCTATGCCTCTTAAGTTTGCCGGAATTGGTGGCGTTTCAGAATTCCTTGG TTGGACTGATCAGCAAAGAGCGGCTGCAGCGAAGGAAGGTTGGGGTTATAGATTAGTGTTCTCGGCACGGCTG CTTGGAGTCTTTCTTGCGGTAGATGCATTATATCTCGGTGCACAGCAAATTGGTCGCTATATCCAGGATATCAGGAGTCATTAG
- the LOC112790419 gene encoding histone acetyltransferase of the MYST family 1: MGSLEAPTTTENGSTATPAGNGKSLATDGTARVPPPEMTSEKPPDSDSSKRRRSSVLPLEVGTRVMCRWRDGKYHPVKVIERRKVSSSDPNDYEYYVHYTEFNRRLDEWVKLEQLDLESVEAVVDEKVEEKGATGLKMTRHQKRKIDETHVEGHEELDAASLREHEEFTKVKNIATIELGRYEIETWYFSPFPPEYNDCLKLYFCEFCLNFMKRKEQLQRHMRKCDLKHPPGDEIYRSGTLSMFEVDGKKNKVYGQNLCYLAKLFLDHKTLYYDVDLFLFYVLCECDDRGCHMVGYFSKEKHSEESYNLACILTLPPYQRKGYGKFLIAFSYELSKKEGKVGTPERPLSDLGLLSYRGYWTRVLLDILKKHKGNISIKELSDMTAIKAEDILTTLQSLELIQYRKGQHVICADPKVLDRHLKAAGRGGLEVDVSKLIWTPYKEQS; the protein is encoded by the exons ATGGGTTCGCTCGAAGCACCAACGACTACCGAAAACGGTTCCACCGCCACTCCCGCCGGCAACGGCAAATCTCTGGCCACAGACGGCACTGCACGTGTTCCTCCTCCGGAGATGACGTCGGAGAAGCCTCCGGATTCGGACTCATCGAAGCGCCGGAGATCGTCGGTGCTTCCCCTGGAGGTCGGGACGAGGGTTATGTGCCGGTGGAGGGACGGCAAATACCACCCTGTCAAGGTCATCGAACGCCGCAAGGTTTCTTCCAGTGACCCCAACGATTACGAGTATTACGTTCATTACACAGAGT TTAATAGAAGGCTTGATGAGTGGGTGAAGCTTGAACAGCTTGATCTTGAGTCAGTAGAGGCTGTTGTTGATGAGAAAGTGGAGGAGAAG GGGGCAACAGGCTTGAAGATGACACGCCACCAGAAGAGGAAGATTGATGAGACACATGTAGAG GGCCACGAGGAGCTTGATGCTGCCAGTTTGCGAGAACACGAGGAATTTACCAAAGTGAAAAATATAGCTACTATTGAACTTGGAAGATATGAGATTGAGACATGGTACTTCTCCCCCTTCCCACCAGAATACAATGACTGTTTGAAGCTGTACTTTTGTGAATTTTGCCTCAATTTCATGAAACGGAAAGAACAACTTCAGAGGCATATG AGAAAATGTGATCTTAAGCATCCCCCCGGTGATGAAATATACAGAAGTGGTACCCTGTCAATGTTTGAG GTTGACGGGAAGAAGAACAAGGTTTATGGCCAGAATCTGTGTTATTTGGCAAAGTTGTTTCTTGATCACAAGACCCTCTATTATGATGTAGACCTATTTCTGTTCTATGTTTTGTGTGAATGTGATGATCGAGGATGCCACATGGTTGGCTATTTCTCTAAG GAAAAACATTCCGAGGAATCCTACAATTTGGCATGTATCCTCACGCTTCCACCTTACCAAAGGAAAGGTTATGGCAAATTTCTAATAGCCTTCT CATATGAACTTTCCAAGAAGGAGGGCAAAGTTGGCACGCCAGAAAGACCCCTTTCAGATCTTGGCCTGCTAAGCTACAGAGGATATTGGACCAGGGTTCTCTTGGACATTCTGAAAAAGCACAAGGGTAACATTTCCATCAAG GAGCTAAGTGATATGACTGCCATTAAAGCCGAAGATATATTGACAACTCTTCAGAGCCTAGAATTGATACAATACAGGAAAGGACAGCATGTTATTTGTGCAGATCCTAAGGTTCTTGATCGCCATCTTAAAGCTGCTGGTAGAGGGGGTCTTGAGGTTGATGTTAGCAAATTGATCTGGACCCCTTACAAGGAACAAAGTTGA
- the LOC112790421 gene encoding cytochrome P450 71AP13 has translation MSLVTWLKEERLITPFFFISTLIFLILLTKFLFTNNSRNKKKRKPKNNIKNLPPSPPKLPIIGNLHQLGTNPHISLQTLSQKYGPIIHLQLGEVPTVVVSSSKVAKEVLRTHDLALASRPQLYSAKYLFYNCTNVVFSPYGAYWRHIRKICILELLSSKRVQSYSSAREQEAARLVQRVAETYPRTCNLSRMLGLYANDILCRIAFGRDFSVEGEYQRHGFQKMLDEYQELLGGFSVGDFFPSLEFIHGLTGAKSRLKETSRRFDQLFDQILDEHKGCNNNKVDEEKDLVDVLLEVQKNGSHEMPLTTDNIKAIILDMFAAGTDTTFITLDWGMTELLMNPQIMKRAQKEIRDIMGERKVILESDVHQFHYMKAIIKEVFRLHPPVPVLVPRESMEDIVLEGFEIPARTRFFVNAWAIGRDPESWEDPNEFKPERFLGSDVDYKGNDFELIPFGAGRRGCPAIAFAAAVIELGLARLLHSFDWELPHGVKAQDLDLTDVFGISMHRRQNLHVVAKPYFP, from the exons atgtctctTGTCACATGGCTTAAGGAAGAAAGACTTATTACACCATTTTTCTTCATCTCCACACTAATTTTCCTCATTCTATTAACAAAGTTCCTCTTCACAAACAATtcaagaaacaagaaaaaaagaaaacccaaaaacaatataaaaaatcttCCTCCAAGTCCACCAAAACTTCCCATAATTGGAAACCTCCACCAACTAGGCACAAACCCCCACATTTCTCTTCAAACACTTTCACAAAAATATGGGCCAATAATTCACCTTCAACTAGGTGAAGTCCCAACAGTGGTTGTTTCATCATCTAAGGTTGCAAAAGAAGTGCTTAGAACACATGATCTTGCACTTGCAAGCCGTCCACAACTATATTCAGCTAAGTACCTTTTCTACAATTGCACTAATGTTGTGTTCTCTCCCTATGGTGCTTATTGGAGGCATATTAGAAAGATTTGCATACTTGAGCTTCTAAGTTCCAAAAGGGTACAATCATATAGTTCTGCTAGGGAACAAGAAGCTGCTCGTTTAGTTCAAAGG GTCGCAGAGACTTATCCAAGAACTTGTAATCTTTCTAGGATGCTTGGACTGTACGCAAACGATATTCTTTGTCGCATCGCATTCGGAAGAGATTTTTCGGTAGAAGGAGAGTACCAAAGACATGGATTCCAGAAGATGCTTGATGAGTACCAAGAACTACTTGGAGGGTTCAGTGTTGGTGACTTCTTTCCTTCATTGGAGTTCATACATGGCTTAACAGGTGCAAAATCGAGGCTTAAAGAAACTTCTAGAAGATTTGATCAGCTCTTTGATCAGATATTGGATGAACATAAAGGATGTAACAATAATAAGGTGGATGAAGAAAAGGACCTTGTTGATGTTTTGCTTGAAGTTCAGAAGAATGGCTCACATGAAATGCCTCTCACCACTGATAATATTAAAGCAATTATTTTG GACATGTTTGCTGCAGGAACTGATACAACATTCATTACCCTTGATTGGGGAATGACAGAACTTCTAATGAACCCACAAATTATGAAAAGGGCACAAAAAGAAATAAGAGACATCATGGGAGAAAGGAAAGTTATCCTAGAGAGTGATGTTCACCAATTTCACTACATGAAAGCCATAATCAAAGAAGTGTTCCGGCTACACCCTCCGGTGCCGGTTTTAGTCCCGAGAGAATCCATGGAAGACATAGTCCTAGAAGGATTTGAAATCCCGGCAAGAACAAGATTCTTTGTGAATGCTTGGGCTATAGGAAGGGATCCTGAGAGCTGGGAAGATCCTAATGAGTTTAAACCAGAGAGGTTCTTAGGGAGTGATGTTGATTATAAAGGGAATGATTTTGAGTTGATTCCATTTGGAGCAGGGAGAAGAGGGTGTCCGGCGATTGCGTTCGCGGCCGCAGTTATTGAGCTTGGTCTGGCTCGGCTGCTACATAGTTTTGATTGGGAGCTTCCTCATGGTGTTAAAGCTCAAGATTTGGACCTCACTGATGTCTTTGGAATTTCCATGCATAGGAGACAAAATCTTCATGTTGTTGCTAAGCCATATTTTCCATAA
- the LOC112776697 gene encoding 3'-5' exonuclease-like, whose amino-acid sequence MYRTSRIHRFGNSSSNSISGASKYTINFGGKAIETTVTNKAIIVDQWIEEINVLYAGKSTVVVGLDVEWRPNYSRYMDNNKSATLQLCIDDKCLILQLFYIDNLTLSLKNFLMNPNFAFVGVEVGDDISKIRNEYDLNCGAHADIRELAMEKWPGRFRRPGLKDLAKDVVGLSMKKPKHVSMSNWEARVLSIEQVEYACIDAYASYKIGHKLLMDD is encoded by the coding sequence ATGTATAGAACATCAAGGATCCATAGATTTGGCAATAGTAGTAGTAATAGTATTAGTGGTGCTTCCAAATACACAATCAACTTTGGTGGAAAAGCAATTGAAACAACAGTTACAAACAAAGCCATCATTGTAGATCAATGGATTGAAGAAATCAATGTTCTTTATGCTGGAAAATCAACCGTAGTAGTTGGTTTAGATGTTGAATGGAGGCCAAATTATTCTCGCTACATGGACAACAACAAATCCGCAACATTGCAACTTTGCATTGATGACAAATGCCTAATATTGCAACTCTTCTACATTGACAATTTGACACTTTCTCTCAAGAACTTCCTCATGAACCCTAATTTCGCTTTTGTGGGGGTTGAGGTTGGTGATGATATTTCTAAGATTAGAAATGAGTATGATCTCAATTGTGGTGCACATGCCGATATTAGAGAGCTTGCAATGGAAAAATGGCCCGGCCGGTTTCGCCGGCCGGGGTTGAAGGATCTGGCTAAGGATGTGGTTGGTTTGAGTATGAAGAAGCCTAAGCATGTGAGTATGAGTAATTGGGAAGCTAGGGTTTTAAGCATTGAGCAAGTTGAGTATGCATGCATTGATGCCTATGCTTCTTACAAGATTGGTCACAAGCTTCTCATGGATGATTAA